The Niastella koreensis GR20-10 genome includes a window with the following:
- a CDS encoding aldo/keto reductase, translating to MQQATNKTFKIGNDLTVNRMGYGAMRITGKGIWGPPKDKDEAIRVLQALPGLGINFIDTADSYGPNVSEELIAEALYPYPAGMVIATKGGFERTGPDQWHINAHPDHLKKVLEGSLKRLKLDRIDLYQLHRIDPRVPYENTLTFLQKAQQEGLIKHIGLSEVNIASVKKAQEYFPVVSLQNKYSIVVRDWEPELQFCKENDIAFIPWNPINAGNISLIQKLDEVAERHNATAQQVALSWLYHHEPNILLIPGTSKVSHVRENVKAADLLLTPEEMDELESVSA from the coding sequence ATGCAACAAGCTACAAACAAAACCTTCAAAATCGGTAATGACCTTACCGTGAATAGAATGGGGTATGGCGCCATGCGCATTACCGGCAAAGGCATCTGGGGCCCGCCAAAAGACAAAGACGAAGCCATTCGCGTATTACAGGCCCTGCCTGGCCTGGGAATAAATTTCATTGATACGGCCGATAGTTACGGGCCAAACGTATCGGAAGAATTAATTGCCGAAGCGTTGTATCCATATCCCGCCGGAATGGTTATTGCAACAAAGGGCGGGTTTGAACGCACCGGTCCCGATCAATGGCACATCAACGCTCATCCCGATCATTTGAAGAAAGTACTGGAAGGCAGTTTGAAACGCCTGAAGCTGGATCGCATCGATCTGTACCAGTTACACAGGATCGATCCCCGGGTCCCATACGAAAACACCCTCACCTTTTTGCAAAAGGCGCAACAGGAAGGACTGATAAAACACATTGGTCTTTCTGAAGTAAACATTGCCAGTGTGAAAAAAGCGCAGGAGTACTTCCCGGTTGTATCGCTTCAAAACAAGTACAGCATTGTGGTGCGCGACTGGGAACCCGAGCTGCAGTTCTGCAAAGAGAATGATATTGCCTTCATTCCCTGGAACCCCATCAATGCCGGGAACATAAGTTTGATACAAAAGCTGGATGAAGTGGCTGAAAGGCATAACGCTACTGCCCAACAGGTAGCCTTAAGCTGGCTGTATCACCACGAGCCCAACATTTTATTGATCCCCGGTACTTCAAAAGTGAGCCATGTCCGGGAAAATGTAAAGGCGGCAGACCTCCTGCTCACCCCCGAAGAAATGGACGAACTGGAAAGCGTTAGTGCATAA
- a CDS encoding RagB/SusD family nutrient uptake outer membrane protein translates to MKKLLIYILPVTLCIAFTQCKKSWLDTSSPSNVDDAFVTTSPSETFKTLSWCYANYRQNCIMGTYRWNDPIGSDAEMYPEDGSSNNLNAIGRSDQLPINAVSGGFNGLYATLARAAKVAGLIKAKAAYQADVAGGKATDWTQLYGEAMTIKAMCYFDLIKHFGDVPYGYENTTVADYTLTSRFAIYDSLIADLKSVEPLMYKIGEGGINAERMSRTFCDALIGELALFSGGYQTIRTDVDGLYGNVAFTKKGAEQYGCVYARRTDYLTYYNIADQYLQAAMDNKGSSGLITTDGRATSNNPFQKHFQYFADRAVSPESLFQLGNIQGGVQATTSEYPYAFGRPSDGGSANAAPTKTFGALRIIPTVYYGEFENGDKRRDASVTVTGSNGDGNEKILSFTPGNKSTGGIATNKWDENRMSPPYQSAQRNSGMDWPILRMADVILLSAEVKAELGQSAAAITLVNQIRQRAFGNTNHNISGLTGDALKEAVMQERKLELLGEGTRRWDMIRSGKYDEKALAVRADMTTMINDLKSQGYHTFPNGNTIANYIYTKMVTLANPLTYDVTDSTRPELYPGWRGQYNYTQYVKGTAHNLAIVGLFTNIDATTAATLVTQGYTKTNWGINLTSSAATIAAYDRNILSGVTSPNDPPRYYWPIPTETISNSKGKVSNGYGLPQS, encoded by the coding sequence ATGAAAAAGTTATTAATCTATATATTACCAGTTACGTTGTGCATTGCGTTTACCCAATGCAAAAAAAGTTGGTTGGATACCTCTTCTCCTTCCAATGTAGACGATGCTTTTGTAACCACCTCGCCATCTGAAACTTTTAAAACGCTTTCGTGGTGTTATGCCAACTACCGGCAGAATTGTATTATGGGAACTTACAGATGGAACGATCCCATTGGTTCGGATGCCGAAATGTATCCCGAGGATGGTTCCAGTAATAACCTGAATGCCATTGGCAGGTCTGACCAGTTACCTATAAACGCTGTTTCCGGTGGATTTAATGGTTTGTATGCCACATTGGCCCGTGCAGCCAAAGTCGCCGGCCTTATTAAGGCAAAGGCAGCTTATCAGGCAGACGTGGCAGGCGGTAAAGCTACCGACTGGACGCAGCTGTACGGCGAGGCTATGACTATAAAGGCAATGTGTTATTTTGATCTGATAAAACATTTTGGCGACGTTCCTTATGGTTACGAAAACACCACTGTTGCGGACTATACTTTGACTTCCCGGTTTGCTATCTACGATAGCCTGATCGCTGATCTTAAAAGTGTTGAACCCCTGATGTACAAAATAGGCGAGGGGGGAATAAATGCCGAACGGATGTCGAGAACATTCTGCGACGCCCTGATTGGGGAACTGGCGCTGTTTTCAGGCGGCTATCAAACCATTCGTACCGATGTGGATGGTTTATATGGAAATGTGGCATTTACAAAAAAAGGTGCTGAACAATATGGCTGTGTATATGCCCGGCGTACGGATTACCTCACTTATTACAATATAGCCGATCAGTATTTGCAGGCCGCTATGGACAATAAAGGTTCTTCAGGTTTAATTACTACCGACGGAAGAGCGACATCGAACAATCCCTTTCAAAAGCATTTCCAGTATTTTGCAGACAGGGCAGTGAGTCCGGAGTCTTTGTTCCAACTGGGCAACATCCAGGGCGGGGTACAGGCAACCACCAGCGAATATCCTTATGCATTTGGCCGGCCATCAGATGGTGGCAGCGCCAATGCCGCTCCAACAAAAACGTTTGGCGCGTTGCGGATCATTCCCACTGTTTACTACGGCGAATTTGAAAATGGCGATAAAAGACGGGATGCCAGTGTAACCGTTACCGGAAGCAATGGCGATGGAAATGAAAAAATATTGTCGTTTACCCCGGGCAATAAAAGCACCGGCGGCATTGCCACCAACAAGTGGGACGAGAACCGGATGAGCCCGCCCTACCAGTCGGCTCAAAGAAACTCGGGTATGGACTGGCCGATCCTGCGGATGGCCGATGTGATCCTGCTATCGGCTGAAGTGAAAGCGGAGTTAGGCCAAAGTGCGGCCGCCATTACGTTAGTGAACCAGATCAGACAACGGGCGTTTGGCAATACCAACCATAACATAAGCGGGTTAACCGGCGATGCCTTGAAAGAAGCCGTAATGCAGGAACGTAAACTGGAACTGTTGGGTGAAGGAACCCGCCGCTGGGATATGATCCGTTCGGGCAAGTATGATGAAAAAGCATTGGCGGTTCGCGCAGACATGACTACCATGATCAACGATCTCAAAAGCCAGGGCTACCATACATTCCCAAATGGTAATACGATCGCCAACTATATTTATACAAAAATGGTTACCCTGGCCAACCCATTGACTTATGATGTGACCGACAGCACCCGGCCGGAGCTTTACCCAGGCTGGCGGGGTCAATATAATTACACTCAATATGTAAAAGGTACCGCGCATAACCTGGCCATAGTAGGCTTATTTACAAATATAGATGCAACCACTGCAGCTACCCTGGTAACCCAGGGGTATACAAAAACCAATTGGGGTATTAATTTAACCAGCTCTGCCGCTACTATTGCCGCCTACGACCGGAATATTTTGTCGGGAGTGACCAGCCCCAATGACCCGCCCAGGTACTACTGGCCAATTCCAACCGAAACGATCAGTAATTCAAAAGGGAAAGTCTCCAACGGCTATGGATTGCCACAGTCATAA
- a CDS encoding DUF1345 domain-containing protein, giving the protein MNESKLIHNLHKLPSIFKLIISLAVAIVVFFLMRGDTIPVQFMSAWVCFCLIDLVISWSIMSTAHPQEITIIAKNQDLSRLLTFFILLVASFVSLVAIVLLLRALPTPGQKGYYYHMVLFISSVTCSWVLIHTIFTIRYAHLFYSGKKEDEVDKEHRGGLDFPNEKRPDYFDFAYFSFVIGMTFQVSDVTVSSGIIRRLVLVHGLISFLFNTTIVALIINIIAGLIQK; this is encoded by the coding sequence ATGAACGAAAGCAAATTGATCCACAATCTTCATAAGCTGCCGTCTATTTTCAAGTTGATTATTTCACTGGCAGTGGCAATAGTTGTTTTTTTTCTTATGCGGGGCGACACTATCCCGGTTCAGTTTATGAGTGCCTGGGTTTGCTTTTGCCTCATAGACCTGGTTATATCCTGGTCTATTATGTCTACTGCCCATCCACAGGAAATAACCATCATAGCAAAAAATCAGGATCTCAGCCGGCTGCTCACCTTTTTTATCCTGCTGGTGGCCTCATTCGTAAGCCTGGTGGCCATTGTATTACTGTTACGCGCATTGCCTACTCCGGGGCAAAAAGGCTATTACTATCATATGGTGCTTTTCATTTCTTCAGTCACCTGCTCCTGGGTATTGATCCATACTATTTTTACTATCCGTTATGCCCACCTTTTTTATTCCGGCAAAAAGGAAGATGAAGTTGATAAAGAGCACAGGGGCGGTTTGGATTTTCCCAATGAGAAGCGGCCCGATTATTTTGATTTCGCTTACTTTTCCTTTGTGATCGGGATGACTTTCCAGGTCTCCGATGTAACGGTATCGTCTGGCATTATCAGGCGCCTGGTATTGGTACATGGCCTTATTTCATTTTTATTTAATACTACCATTGTCGCGCTCATCATAAATATTATTGCCGGTCTTATTCAGAAATAG
- a CDS encoding ScyD/ScyE family protein yields the protein MAKRRILLSGYVLIVVLSFESCRKDIGKFCDCKQDDMMASVSVFATGLNNPRGLTFDSDGNLYVAEGGIGGNDSTKCTQVVPPVGPYRGSKTGARILKIDKNGKITTVAEKLPSSQTAPALGSLVSGVGDVAFIGNTLYGVLAGAGCSHGVKDIPNGIVKVKSNKDWDLIANLSEWQMGHPVAKPEEDDFEPDGTWYGMVSVDGSLYALEPNHGEIVKVNTSGKIDRLIDISASQGHIVPTALAWHDGNFYVGNLGVFPFTGISNVYKVTPTGHISIVEKGFSAVLGVAFDKAGGMYVLENTTGNAQPTPGTGDIIRIDAAGNRRTLVTGLNLPTALEYGPDGNLYVSNWGFGPPAKGGGQILKIKIDCDRDHHLNWHDLVK from the coding sequence ATGGCAAAAAGAAGAATTTTACTTTCAGGTTATGTCCTTATTGTTGTTCTTTCTTTTGAGTCATGCCGTAAGGACATCGGCAAGTTCTGCGATTGCAAACAGGATGACATGATGGCATCTGTTTCGGTTTTTGCTACAGGATTGAATAATCCGCGTGGACTGACATTTGATTCCGATGGTAACCTGTATGTAGCGGAAGGCGGTATTGGCGGAAACGATTCTACCAAATGTACCCAGGTGGTACCACCTGTGGGGCCATACAGGGGTAGTAAAACCGGCGCCCGCATTTTGAAAATAGATAAGAATGGAAAGATCACCACGGTGGCTGAAAAATTACCATCCAGCCAAACAGCGCCCGCCCTTGGCAGCCTTGTTAGTGGAGTAGGTGATGTAGCGTTTATTGGCAATACGCTGTATGGCGTGTTGGCTGGTGCGGGTTGTTCGCATGGGGTGAAAGATATACCCAATGGAATTGTAAAAGTAAAAAGCAATAAAGACTGGGACCTCATTGCCAATCTCAGCGAATGGCAAATGGGACATCCGGTGGCCAAACCCGAAGAAGACGATTTTGAACCGGATGGCACCTGGTATGGAATGGTGAGTGTAGATGGCAGTTTGTATGCACTGGAGCCCAATCATGGCGAGATCGTGAAAGTAAACACCAGCGGAAAGATCGATCGCCTGATCGATATTTCAGCCAGCCAGGGACATATAGTGCCCACAGCACTTGCCTGGCATGATGGTAATTTTTATGTTGGCAACCTGGGTGTTTTCCCGTTCACCGGAATTAGTAATGTATATAAGGTAACACCAACCGGTCACATCAGTATAGTTGAAAAGGGATTCAGCGCCGTTTTGGGTGTTGCTTTTGACAAAGCAGGCGGGATGTATGTTTTGGAAAATACCACAGGCAATGCCCAACCCACTCCGGGCACAGGTGATATTATCCGCATCGATGCTGCAGGAAACCGGCGCACACTGGTTACCGGTTTAAACCTGCCTACTGCATTGGAGTATGGCCCCGATGGTAACCTGTACGTTTCCAACTGGGGCTTTGGGCCGCCGGCAAAAGGAGGCGGTCAGATCCTGAAAATAAAGATCGATTGCGACCGCGACCACCATCTCAACTGGCACGACCTGGTTAAATAA
- a CDS encoding YceI family protein: MKTSSRKLLIFTLIVFACSLAHAQTKYQSVGGVKLIIEGTSNIHDWDMKSDKGYCSSLFDITKDGALNGVSFINFTVPAESLKSEHSGMDKNTYKALNTAKYSNISFTASSVTVKPVGTVGYLLTAKGRLTISGVTKDVVLTANGTMNADKTISYTGAYKIKMTDYNVEPPSLMLGAIKTGEFVNVKFDLLLKSI; this comes from the coding sequence ATGAAAACCTCATCACGCAAGCTGCTTATTTTCACCTTAATAGTTTTCGCTTGTTCCCTCGCTCATGCTCAAACTAAATACCAGTCTGTCGGCGGGGTAAAACTGATTATTGAAGGAACCTCGAATATCCACGACTGGGATATGAAATCCGATAAAGGATATTGCTCCAGCCTGTTTGATATTACCAAAGATGGCGCCCTGAACGGGGTATCGTTCATCAACTTTACGGTGCCTGCCGAAAGCCTGAAGAGCGAACACTCCGGCATGGATAAAAACACTTACAAAGCCCTCAATACCGCCAAATACAGCAACATTAGTTTTACCGCTTCATCAGTAACTGTAAAGCCTGTTGGTACGGTGGGTTATCTCTTAACGGCTAAGGGCCGGCTTACCATTTCGGGTGTTACCAAAGATGTGGTGCTTACCGCCAATGGCACTATGAATGCCGATAAAACCATCAGTTACACCGGCGCTTACAAAATAAAAATGACCGACTATAACGTAGAACCACCTTCTTTGATGCTGGGCGCTATTAAAA
- a CDS encoding SusC/RagA family TonB-linked outer membrane protein, whose product MKCKLLLLVLMLWSCSLFAQEQKVSGTITEKGTGSGLADVSVTVKGTSTGTRTNDKGFFSFQVPRPGDVELEISLVGYVKKQVTAKGGEPLSITLDKEATNLNEVVVIGYGTVKKKDLTGSVASVSGKAISDAPVPNIAQAMQGKLAGVNVVTQDGRPGADVSIRVRGGTSISQSNQPLILIDGVPGNISDVPADQVKSIDVLKDASATAIYGAQGANGVILVTTKGAMAGKTIISYSGYQKWNEPVKYLEALNPYDYLQYVWANAAANGAAYQTPFEKLYGLGANTGTNTGGIDSYKGLATHDPQRDIYNSSISRNHDLTISGGTEKTKVFVSANYLDEQGMKVNSYLKRANLSFKVNHKLFDNVTFSLDTRFVDTRSLGDESTTNGSGSVLSTSYKFRPIASGNILGDQGALTTGNIEQYGKNALWDNFSPAARAGDYFPLTKDQTLRGQAGLNWEVIKGLTAHTDLFFNRGWDTRQYWSGAVYNNYLDDAGNKKFAGNADYRKNDSWQMRWSNTLNYQFQVNEANRFSVLGGYEIYNSGGTGMAIQGIKYPSNFDQKTAFGQINNIDSSGSYTISSNVATPVRINSYFTRVNYTLLDKYLFTFTFRADGSSKFSPTNRWGYFPAGAFAWKMSDESFLKDVSWLDNLKLRASIGEVGNNGISASLWSQSWATVTDQRLQYAINNQRQLAYDFATVTRANPNLKWETTITRDLGIDFAFFKNRLSGTIDVYHNTTKDLLMQATIPGITGFTQTYANIGQTSNKGIELSLNAIVFQNKDWNVSVGGNINWNKSNIDELAGNVNGLYTSAWSGTQQYPALDYVLQQGHPVGLVRGLRYDGFYTTNDFDYNNGTYTLKKGIPNNGTAIGVVHGVPNQTAYPGLPKFRDLDSNGVIDGNDVAVIGNMTPIHTGGFNISASYKGFDLGMYFNWSYGNQIYNANKLASLYGPKEAGVYENHLAILKDAYKIYDVQNGQLVKLTTPDQLNAANANAKLPLAYNEVGVTSTLGIEDGSFLRLNTLMLGYTLPKSIVSKAKISNLRIYGSIYNVFTLTSYSGLDPEVNVDPNHNSAIYPTVGFDFGAYPRPRSYVVGVNLSF is encoded by the coding sequence ATGAAATGTAAGTTGCTTCTGCTTGTTCTGATGCTATGGAGTTGCAGTTTGTTCGCCCAGGAACAAAAAGTGTCAGGAACGATAACAGAAAAAGGTACGGGCTCGGGTCTCGCCGATGTTTCCGTGACAGTGAAAGGTACCAGTACAGGAACCCGCACAAATGACAAAGGATTTTTCTCCTTCCAGGTGCCCCGCCCGGGCGATGTTGAACTGGAAATAAGCTTAGTAGGATATGTAAAAAAACAAGTGACAGCCAAAGGTGGTGAGCCGCTGAGCATTACCCTCGACAAAGAGGCTACCAACCTGAATGAAGTGGTGGTGATTGGTTATGGTACGGTTAAAAAGAAAGACCTGACCGGTTCCGTAGCCTCCGTGAGTGGAAAAGCGATCTCAGATGCACCGGTTCCCAATATTGCGCAGGCGATGCAGGGAAAATTAGCAGGGGTAAATGTTGTTACCCAGGACGGCCGGCCAGGTGCAGATGTGTCCATCCGCGTACGGGGTGGAACCTCTATCTCACAAAGCAATCAGCCGTTGATCCTTATTGATGGCGTTCCGGGTAACATCAGTGATGTGCCTGCCGACCAGGTGAAAAGCATCGATGTACTGAAAGATGCCTCTGCTACGGCCATTTACGGGGCACAAGGCGCCAACGGGGTAATTCTCGTTACCACAAAAGGCGCAATGGCAGGCAAAACGATCATCAGTTATAGCGGCTATCAAAAATGGAATGAGCCGGTAAAATACCTGGAAGCGTTGAATCCCTACGATTATCTGCAGTATGTATGGGCCAATGCGGCTGCCAACGGAGCTGCTTATCAAACACCATTTGAGAAATTGTATGGCCTTGGCGCCAATACCGGCACTAATACAGGCGGCATTGATAGTTATAAAGGGCTTGCCACCCACGACCCGCAACGGGATATCTATAACAGTTCTATCTCGCGCAACCACGACCTTACCATTTCGGGAGGTACAGAAAAAACAAAAGTTTTTGTTTCAGCCAACTACCTCGATGAACAGGGGATGAAGGTGAATTCTTACCTGAAGCGGGCTAACCTGTCGTTTAAAGTAAACCATAAGTTGTTTGATAATGTAACCTTTAGCCTCGATACCCGTTTTGTAGATACCAGAAGTTTGGGTGATGAAAGTACTACCAACGGTAGCGGATCAGTACTCTCTACTTCCTATAAATTCCGGCCTATTGCCTCGGGTAATATTTTAGGCGATCAGGGCGCGCTGACCACAGGTAATATTGAACAATATGGAAAAAATGCTTTGTGGGACAACTTCAGCCCTGCAGCGCGCGCCGGCGATTATTTTCCGCTTACGAAGGATCAAACACTGCGTGGTCAGGCAGGGTTGAACTGGGAAGTGATCAAGGGGCTTACCGCGCATACCGACCTGTTTTTTAACCGGGGATGGGATACCCGTCAATACTGGTCGGGCGCTGTGTATAATAATTACCTGGATGATGCCGGTAATAAAAAATTTGCAGGCAATGCTGACTATCGCAAAAACGACAGCTGGCAAATGCGTTGGTCAAATACCCTGAATTATCAATTCCAGGTAAATGAGGCCAACCGGTTTAGTGTGCTGGGTGGCTATGAAATATACAATTCCGGTGGAACCGGAATGGCCATTCAGGGGATCAAATATCCTTCGAATTTTGACCAGAAAACAGCTTTTGGACAAATCAATAATATCGATTCATCGGGTTCGTATACCATTTCTTCCAACGTAGCTACGCCCGTTCGCATCAACTCTTATTTTACCCGGGTTAACTATACCCTGCTCGATAAGTATTTATTTACGTTCACGTTCCGCGCCGACGGCTCTTCCAAATTTTCACCCACCAATCGCTGGGGATACTTCCCGGCCGGCGCTTTTGCCTGGAAGATGTCTGATGAATCTTTTTTAAAGGATGTTAGCTGGCTGGATAATTTAAAATTGCGCGCTTCCATTGGCGAGGTAGGTAATAATGGTATCAGCGCCAGCCTTTGGTCCCAATCATGGGCTACCGTTACCGATCAGCGATTGCAATATGCTATCAACAATCAACGTCAGCTGGCGTATGATTTTGCTACGGTAACCCGGGCCAATCCAAACCTGAAATGGGAAACAACCATCACCCGCGATCTGGGCATTGATTTCGCTTTCTTTAAAAACAGGTTGTCGGGAACTATCGATGTGTATCATAACACCACCAAAGACCTGCTGATGCAGGCCACCATTCCGGGGATCACTGGTTTCACCCAAACATATGCCAACATAGGGCAAACAAGTAACAAGGGGATAGAATTGTCATTGAATGCAATAGTCTTCCAGAATAAAGACTGGAACGTATCGGTAGGTGGTAACATCAACTGGAATAAAAGCAATATCGATGAACTGGCCGGCAACGTAAACGGTTTGTATACTTCCGCCTGGTCTGGTACGCAACAATATCCGGCGCTGGATTATGTGCTGCAACAGGGGCACCCGGTTGGTCTGGTGCGTGGCCTTCGGTACGATGGTTTTTATACAACTAATGATTTTGATTATAACAACGGTACCTATACCTTAAAAAAGGGTATTCCTAACAATGGTACTGCCATTGGTGTGGTGCATGGTGTGCCTAATCAAACTGCCTATCCCGGTTTGCCAAAATTCAGGGACCTGGATAGTAACGGTGTTATTGATGGGAACGATGTAGCTGTTATTGGGAATATGACTCCCATTCATACCGGCGGGTTCAATATAAGCGCTTCGTATAAAGGTTTTGATCTGGGCATGTACTTTAACTGGAGCTATGGCAACCAGATCTATAACGCCAATAAACTGGCTTCGTTATATGGTCCCAAAGAGGCTGGCGTTTATGAAAACCACCTGGCAATACTTAAAGACGCTTATAAAATATACGATGTGCAGAACGGACAACTGGTAAAACTCACTACCCCCGATCAGTTGAATGCCGCCAACGCCAATGCTAAATTACCATTGGCTTATAATGAGGTAGGCGTTACCTCCACACTGGGTATCGAGGACGGTTCATTTTTACGTTTGAACACCCTGATGCTGGGGTACACCCTGCCCAAATCTATCGTGTCTAAAGCGAAGATCAGTAATCTGCGTATTTATGGCAGCATCTATAATGTGTTTACACTTACCAGCTATTCCGGGCTCGATCCTGAAGTAAACGTAGATCCTAACCACAACAGCGCTATCTATCCCACTGTTGGATTTGATTTTGGCGCATACCCCCGGCCACGTTCATATGTTGTTGGTGTAAATCTTAGTTTCTAA
- a CDS encoding ATP-binding protein: MKYVICRLHSKDKYEGAGLGLSLCKKIVERHGGAITAKSGENGGAVFEIVLPVKRPSA; the protein is encoded by the coding sequence TTGAAATACGTTATATGCCGGTTGCATTCAAAAGATAAATATGAAGGCGCAGGGTTGGGCCTTTCACTTTGCAAAAAAATAGTAGAACGGCACGGCGGCGCCATTACCGCGAAATCGGGAGAGAACGGAGGCGCAGTGTTCGAAATTGTATTACCGGTAAAACGGCCATCTGCATAA